A part of Streptomyces sp. DSM 40750 genomic DNA contains:
- a CDS encoding ABC transporter permease: MNALANDLRLALLLTRGSDRREWWRVTLTGLGAALATAFGLAAGVLASMKGSYRVDMAAGLLDNPGERSGVIVTLLFLLVPVLGFLGQCTRVGAVHRDRRLAGLRLAGASAGQVRRIAALETGLACLAGSLVTTVVFVVFLLSEWRSPTVVAWIVIALVALGVPVLGAGASVLALRRVVASPLGWVRRVGPTTGRGPVWVFLGAVALLVLVTLLAVANTTRNMAYSSGKAPLIVCGALLAVGAGAVLLSGIVSTLTGRLLAARAENPAVLIAAERLRDDPWAAARTHAAVIMGAVVGSGYIGIRQALLATVSSQQHLAENDDFYITGLNFTAAAILVGFAVTLFGLAVGTAESLATRRRGLAAQVAAGVPYEVLSRALLLETALPLAPSVLVGGAGGTVIAFTYVMAMGGTSVLPFGALLVPVGVYGACLLAAATSLPLLRRTVRPGELRYV, from the coding sequence GTGAACGCTCTGGCGAACGATCTCCGCCTCGCCCTGCTGCTGACCCGGGGCTCCGACCGGCGCGAGTGGTGGCGGGTGACGCTGACGGGGCTGGGGGCGGCGTTGGCGACGGCGTTCGGCCTGGCGGCGGGCGTGCTGGCCTCGATGAAGGGCAGCTACCGGGTGGACATGGCCGCCGGTCTGCTGGACAACCCCGGTGAACGCTCCGGAGTGATCGTCACCCTGCTGTTCCTGCTGGTCCCCGTGCTCGGGTTCCTCGGCCAGTGCACCCGGGTGGGTGCCGTCCACCGGGACCGGCGGCTGGCCGGGCTGCGACTGGCCGGCGCGTCGGCGGGCCAGGTACGCCGGATCGCGGCGCTGGAGACGGGGCTGGCCTGCCTGGCCGGCTCACTGGTCACGACGGTCGTCTTCGTGGTGTTCCTGCTGAGCGAGTGGCGGAGCCCCACCGTGGTGGCCTGGATCGTGATCGCGCTGGTGGCGCTGGGCGTGCCGGTGCTGGGCGCGGGCGCGAGCGTGCTGGCGCTGCGCCGAGTGGTGGCCTCGCCGCTGGGCTGGGTGCGCCGGGTGGGGCCGACCACGGGCCGGGGGCCGGTGTGGGTGTTCCTGGGAGCGGTGGCACTGCTGGTGCTCGTGACGCTCCTCGCCGTCGCCAACACCACCCGGAACATGGCCTACTCGTCCGGCAAGGCTCCGCTGATCGTCTGCGGCGCGCTGCTCGCGGTGGGCGCGGGCGCGGTGCTGCTGTCCGGCATCGTCTCGACGCTCACCGGCCGGCTGCTCGCCGCGCGCGCCGAGAACCCGGCGGTGCTGATCGCCGCCGAGCGGCTGCGCGACGACCCGTGGGCGGCGGCCCGTACCCACGCGGCCGTCATCATGGGGGCCGTGGTCGGCAGCGGGTACATCGGCATACGGCAGGCGCTGCTCGCGACAGTCAGCAGTCAGCAGCACCTGGCCGAGAACGACGACTTCTACATCACCGGTCTGAACTTCACCGCCGCCGCCATCCTCGTCGGCTTCGCCGTCACCCTGTTCGGGCTGGCCGTCGGCACCGCCGAGTCGCTCGCCACCCGCCGCCGGGGCCTGGCCGCGCAGGTCGCCGCCGGGGTGCCGTACGAGGTGCTGAGCCGCGCCCTGCTCCTGGAGACCGCCCTGCCGCTGGCGCCCTCGGTGCTGGTGGGCGGGGCCGGGGGCACGGTGATCGCCTTCACGTACGTCATGGCCATGGGCGGCACCTCGGTCCTGCCGTTCGGGGCGCTGCTGGTGCCCGTCGGGGTGTACGGCGCCTGTCTGCTGGCGGCGGCCACGTCGCTGCCGCTGCTGCGGCGGACGGTCAGGCCCGGGGAGCTGCGGTACGTGTAG
- a CDS encoding mechanosensitive ion channel family protein → MSSVSSLSLLLAAATPSPSPSETATTPAVPSLEDAQESATNAASWVEENWSTWLAIGLRVLLIVVIAAVLRVVVRRAITKLIDRMNRSVPGVEGTTLGGLLVNVERRRQRSQAIGSVLRSVASFLIMGTAALMVLATFEINLAPLLASAGVAGVAIGFGARNLVTDFLSGVFMILEDQYGVGDTVDAGVASGEVIEVGLRVTKLRGDNGEIWYVRNGEVKRIGNLSQGWATAGVDVTVRYDEDLDKVRRTLLEVGEAMSKEEPWNELLWGPIEVLGLDDVLLDSMIVRVSAKTMPGKALTVERELRWRIKKAFDAADIRIVGGVPALAADDTDADPTAGMAPPSAYASTTSPQSERATPIAPSGVPK, encoded by the coding sequence GTGTCGTCCGTTTCTTCCCTGTCCCTCCTGCTGGCAGCCGCCACGCCGTCGCCGTCTCCCTCGGAGACGGCGACGACACCGGCCGTGCCGTCTCTGGAGGACGCCCAGGAGAGCGCGACCAACGCCGCCAGCTGGGTGGAGGAGAACTGGTCCACATGGCTGGCCATCGGTCTCCGCGTCCTGTTGATCGTCGTGATAGCGGCGGTGCTGAGAGTGGTGGTCCGGCGGGCGATCACCAAGCTGATAGACCGGATGAACCGCTCCGTCCCCGGCGTCGAGGGCACCACCCTCGGCGGCCTGCTCGTCAACGTGGAGCGTCGCCGCCAGCGCTCCCAGGCGATCGGCTCGGTACTGCGCTCCGTGGCGTCCTTCCTCATCATGGGCACCGCCGCCCTGATGGTCCTCGCCACCTTCGAGATCAACCTCGCCCCGCTGCTGGCCTCCGCCGGTGTCGCGGGCGTCGCCATCGGTTTCGGCGCCCGGAACCTGGTCACGGACTTCCTCTCCGGCGTCTTCATGATCCTGGAGGACCAGTACGGCGTCGGCGACACCGTCGACGCGGGCGTCGCCTCCGGCGAGGTCATCGAGGTCGGCCTGCGCGTCACCAAGCTGCGCGGCGACAACGGCGAGATCTGGTACGTCCGCAACGGCGAGGTCAAGCGCATCGGCAACCTCTCCCAGGGCTGGGCCACGGCCGGCGTCGACGTCACCGTCCGCTACGACGAGGACCTCGACAAGGTCCGCCGCACCCTCCTGGAGGTCGGCGAGGCGATGAGCAAGGAAGAGCCCTGGAACGAACTCCTCTGGGGCCCCATCGAGGTCCTCGGCCTCGACGACGTGCTCCTGGACTCGATGATCGTGCGCGTCTCCGCCAAGACCATGCCCGGCAAGGCCCTCACCGTCGAGCGCGAACTGCGCTGGCGCATCAAGAAGGCCTTCGACGCCGCCGACATCCGCATCGTCGGCGGCGTCCCGGCCCTCGCGGCCGACGACACGGACGCCGACCCGACGGCCGGCATGGCACCCCCGTCGGCCTACGCCTCCACCACGTCCCCGCAGTCGGAGCGGGCGACGCCGATCGCGCCCTCGGGCGTGCCGAAGTAG
- a CDS encoding carbohydrate ABC transporter permease, whose amino-acid sequence MSSGTLRAKRRRSALRTVAFLSPWLIGFGVFFAYPLVSTVYFSLMKYDGFGTPVFRGLGNWAYVFNDYPMFWPALRNTLWLVLVMVTCRVVFGLGVGLLITKIRTGAGVFRTLFYLPYLAPPVAATLAFVFLLNPGTGPVNSVLDGLGLPTPGWFTDPSWSKPALTALALWGVGDLMVIFMAALLDVPKEQYEAAELDGASAWQRFRYVTLPSISPIVMFAVVTGVIQTMQYYTQPLVAGKVASGIIGGSGQQFEPGYPDKSTLTLPQLVYNLGFQRFDYGSACVVALVLFALSMAFTALLMRRRGGLIQAGD is encoded by the coding sequence GTGTCCAGTGGCACGCTCCGTGCGAAGCGCCGCCGGTCGGCGCTTCGGACGGTGGCCTTCCTGTCACCCTGGCTGATCGGGTTCGGCGTCTTCTTCGCCTATCCGCTGGTGTCCACCGTGTACTTCTCGCTGATGAAGTACGACGGCTTCGGTACACCGGTCTTCCGCGGCCTGGGCAACTGGGCCTACGTCTTCAACGACTACCCGATGTTCTGGCCGGCCCTGCGCAACACCCTCTGGCTGGTGCTGGTGATGGTGACGTGCCGGGTGGTGTTCGGGCTCGGCGTCGGCCTGCTGATCACGAAGATCAGGACCGGGGCGGGCGTCTTCCGCACCCTCTTCTATCTGCCGTACCTCGCGCCGCCGGTCGCCGCGACGCTGGCCTTCGTCTTCCTCCTCAACCCCGGGACCGGGCCGGTCAACTCCGTTCTCGACGGCCTGGGTCTGCCGACGCCCGGCTGGTTCACGGACCCCTCCTGGTCCAAGCCGGCGCTCACCGCGCTCGCGCTGTGGGGTGTGGGCGACCTGATGGTGATCTTCATGGCCGCGCTGCTCGACGTACCGAAGGAGCAGTACGAGGCCGCCGAGCTGGACGGGGCGTCGGCCTGGCAGCGGTTCCGGTACGTGACGCTGCCGAGCATCTCGCCGATCGTGATGTTCGCCGTGGTCACGGGCGTGATCCAGACGATGCAGTACTACACGCAGCCGCTGGTGGCCGGGAAGGTCGCCTCCGGCATCATCGGCGGCTCCGGTCAGCAGTTCGAGCCGGGCTACCCGGACAAGTCGACCCTGACGCTGCCCCAGCTCGTCTACAACCTCGGCTTCCAGCGCTTCGACTACGGCTCCGCCTGTGTGGTCGCGCTGGTGCTGTTCGCCCTCTCCATGGCGTTCACCGCGCTGCTGATGCGGCGCCGGGGCGGACTCATCCAGGCAGGTGACTGA
- a CDS encoding ROK family transcriptional regulator, protein MAGTPRVLRAMNDRAALDLLLEHGPLSRTRLGKLTGLSKPTASQLLARLEAAGLVIATGTGTDGSDTDGSGESGSGAGRPGPNAQLYAVDPTAAYAAGLDVTPERVLAAVADITGRTVGEYAVPTPGRRAAEPVVRQVTTALDGAVKAAGLVRSDVRRLVIGTPGAFDPNTGRLRYASHLPGWHSPTLLDELAAALPMPVEYENDVNLAAVAEQRLGAAKGHDDFVLLWNEGGLGAAVVLGGRLHRGFTGGAGEVGFLPVPGAPLVRQVTKANSGGFQELAGSQVIPRLARELGISPVPEGPYAEVATALVARAADIDSGPHRQLLATYATGLATGIASLVAVLDPEVVVLSGTALTAGGEPLRALVQTELAELAASRPRLVLGDVREHPVLRGALESALTTTRDEVFDTSR, encoded by the coding sequence ATGGCAGGAACCCCCCGCGTGCTGCGCGCCATGAACGACCGCGCCGCACTCGATCTGCTGCTGGAGCACGGACCGCTCTCCCGGACGCGGCTCGGCAAGCTGACGGGGCTGTCGAAGCCGACCGCCTCGCAGCTCCTGGCCCGGCTCGAAGCCGCCGGACTCGTGATCGCCACGGGCACCGGCACGGACGGTTCCGACACCGACGGTTCCGGCGAGAGCGGCTCCGGCGCGGGCCGACCCGGCCCCAACGCCCAGCTCTACGCGGTCGACCCGACCGCCGCGTACGCCGCCGGCCTCGACGTCACCCCCGAGCGCGTCCTCGCCGCCGTCGCCGACATCACCGGCCGCACGGTGGGCGAGTACGCCGTCCCCACCCCCGGACGCCGCGCCGCCGAACCCGTCGTACGGCAGGTCACCACCGCCCTCGACGGGGCGGTCAAGGCCGCCGGGCTCGTCCGGTCGGACGTGCGCCGGCTGGTCATCGGAACTCCCGGCGCCTTCGACCCCAACACCGGGCGGCTGCGGTACGCCTCCCATCTGCCCGGCTGGCACTCCCCCACCCTCCTCGACGAACTCGCCGCCGCGCTGCCGATGCCGGTGGAGTACGAGAACGACGTGAACCTCGCCGCCGTCGCCGAACAACGGCTGGGCGCGGCCAAGGGCCACGACGACTTCGTGCTGCTGTGGAACGAGGGCGGTCTCGGCGCCGCGGTGGTCCTGGGCGGACGGCTGCACCGGGGGTTCACCGGGGGTGCCGGGGAGGTCGGGTTCCTGCCCGTGCCGGGCGCTCCGCTGGTCCGGCAGGTGACCAAGGCGAACAGCGGGGGTTTCCAGGAACTCGCCGGTTCGCAGGTCATTCCCCGGCTCGCCCGTGAGCTGGGGATCTCTCCGGTGCCGGAGGGGCCGTACGCGGAGGTCGCCACGGCGCTGGTGGCGAGGGCCGCGGACATCGACTCCGGGCCCCACCGACAACTTCTGGCCACATATGCCACCGGGCTCGCCACGGGTATCGCTTCACTGGTGGCCGTGCTCGACCCCGAGGTCGTCGTGCTCAGCGGTACGGCGTTGACCGCGGGTGGCGAGCCGCTGCGTGCCCTTGTCCAGACCGAGTTGGCGGAGCTGGCGGCTTCGCGGCCGCGGCTCGTGCTCGGTGATGTACGTGAACACCCTGTGCTGCGAGGGGCGTTGGAGAGTGCGCTCACCACTACGCGCGACGAAGTCTTTGACACCTCCCGCTGA
- a CDS encoding ABC transporter substrate-binding protein encodes MSGISKNAAIALAATASLALLATACTGQAETTASDDPNAKTTITFWHGWSAPTEAKAIQANVDRFEKEHPNITVKVVGNINDDKLNQALRAGGSKGPDVVSSFTTSNIGKFCSSGAFLDLKPFIEKSKLDLDKIIPKPMLDYTQFEGTRCALPLLGDAYGLYYNMDAFEKAGITSPPKTWSEFAKVAKKLTKTKGDSYSQLGFMPNYHGYETVVDHYMSQWDHTYFDADGKSNIAQDPAFAEMFTYQKSLVDSLGGFGKLEKYRNTFGDEWGAKHPFQTGQVAMQLDGEWRLGMARDAGTDFEIGTAPMPVADDEVDEYGKGFLSGTIIGIAPQSEKQNAAWELVKYLTTDTEAVVSFANAIHNVPSTFAALKSPDLKVDEGFQTFLDIARNPESNTPPASINGSTYQTTLQDFGYQYESGKVTDLQKGLEKTAKQIDTDIAQAK; translated from the coding sequence ATGTCCGGAATATCCAAGAACGCGGCGATCGCTCTCGCCGCCACCGCCTCCCTCGCCCTCCTCGCCACCGCCTGCACCGGTCAGGCCGAGACCACCGCGTCCGACGACCCGAACGCCAAGACGACGATCACCTTCTGGCACGGGTGGAGTGCGCCCACCGAGGCGAAGGCGATCCAGGCGAATGTCGACCGGTTCGAGAAGGAGCACCCGAACATCACGGTGAAGGTCGTCGGGAACATCAATGACGACAAGCTCAACCAGGCACTGCGGGCGGGCGGTTCGAAGGGGCCCGACGTGGTGTCGTCGTTCACGACGTCGAACATCGGCAAGTTCTGTTCGTCGGGGGCGTTCCTCGATCTGAAGCCCTTCATCGAGAAGTCGAAGCTCGACCTCGACAAGATCATCCCGAAGCCGATGCTGGACTACACACAGTTCGAGGGCACGCGTTGCGCGCTGCCGCTGCTCGGGGACGCGTACGGGCTCTACTACAACATGGACGCGTTCGAGAAGGCGGGCATCACGTCGCCGCCGAAGACGTGGTCGGAGTTCGCGAAGGTCGCCAAGAAGCTCACCAAGACCAAGGGCGACAGCTACTCACAGCTCGGCTTCATGCCGAACTACCACGGCTACGAGACGGTCGTGGACCACTACATGTCGCAGTGGGACCACACGTACTTCGACGCGGACGGCAAGTCGAACATCGCCCAGGACCCGGCGTTCGCGGAGATGTTCACGTACCAGAAGAGCCTGGTGGACTCCCTCGGCGGCTTCGGGAAGCTGGAGAAGTACCGCAACACCTTCGGTGACGAGTGGGGTGCCAAGCACCCGTTCCAGACGGGCCAGGTGGCCATGCAGCTGGACGGTGAGTGGCGGCTCGGGATGGCGCGGGACGCCGGGACCGACTTCGAGATCGGCACCGCCCCTATGCCCGTGGCAGACGACGAGGTGGACGAGTACGGCAAGGGCTTCCTCTCCGGCACCATCATCGGTATCGCACCGCAGAGCGAGAAGCAGAACGCGGCCTGGGAGCTGGTGAAGTACCTGACGACCGACACCGAGGCCGTCGTCTCCTTCGCCAACGCCATCCACAACGTGCCGTCCACGTTCGCGGCCCTGAAGTCGCCCGACCTGAAGGTGGACGAGGGCTTCCAGACGTTCCTGGACATCGCCCGGAACCCGGAGTCGAACACCCCGCCGGCCTCGATCAACGGCTCCACGTACCAGACGACGCTCCAGGACTTCGGCTACCAGTACGAGTCCGGCAAGGTGACGGACCTCCAGAAGGGTCTGGAGAAGACCGCGAAGCAGATCGACACCGACATCGCGCAGGCGAAGTAG
- a CDS encoding PadR family transcriptional regulator: MSTRHILLGLLAGGPSHGYDLKRRHDERFPQARPLAYGQVYTTLQRLVRDGLAEIDGTEADSGPERTMYRSTDEGARELAKWAGEITPPAPFVTNEIFAKLVVSILADGDPAAYLRAQRTAHMTRMRELTAVKTAPTADLATVLAADYALNHLDADLRWMNTTTARLTTLTAEVDAA; the protein is encoded by the coding sequence ATGAGCACCCGCCACATCCTGTTGGGGCTGCTCGCCGGTGGGCCGAGCCATGGCTACGACCTCAAGCGACGGCACGACGAACGCTTCCCGCAGGCCCGCCCGCTGGCCTACGGGCAGGTCTACACGACCTTGCAGCGGCTGGTCCGCGACGGCCTCGCCGAGATCGACGGCACCGAGGCCGACAGCGGTCCGGAGCGGACGATGTACCGCTCGACGGACGAGGGGGCGCGCGAACTGGCCAAGTGGGCCGGGGAGATCACACCGCCCGCGCCGTTCGTGACGAACGAGATCTTCGCCAAGCTCGTCGTCTCGATCCTCGCCGACGGCGACCCGGCCGCCTACCTCCGGGCGCAGCGCACCGCGCACATGACGCGGATGCGGGAGCTGACGGCCGTGAAGACCGCGCCGACAGCCGATCTCGCGACCGTGCTCGCGGCGGACTACGCCCTCAACCATCTCGACGCCGACCTCCGCTGGATGAACACCACCACGGCCCGGCTGACCACCCTGACCGCGGAGGTCGACGCAGCATGA
- the malQ gene encoding 4-alpha-glucanotransferase, with product MPPHPADSGDLPLHSTDSGEESSPPTDSGDPRPRPVDPADPPPSPADPGGPPPETPLSRLAALHGVATSYSPSPDRTVAASAGAVVAALAALDVDASTPEAVRAALAARERQLGERLLPPTVVRWADGAPPDALTALPPGTRLRITTEQGELRSTVEKLPPGVHALSVTAPDGRTAEAHLVVAPARLPAPPGRTYGLLVQLYSLLSRRSWGMGDLGDLAELTAWAGRALGAGFVQVNPLHAAVPGTPTDPSPYRPSSRRYPDPVHLRVEDIQEYVYASSSPDDRDRLAALLERAARLRESVLAKGELIDRDAVWELKREALELVRAVPLGPGRRAAYWDFLAEEGEALEDHATWCALAEVYGSDWQRWPTGLRDPRSPETVRARGELMDRVDFHTRLAWLTDAQLGTAQRSARDAGMPIGLVHDLAVGVHPGGADAWAQQEHFAAGMSIGAPPDAFNSRGQDWGLPPWRPDRLAESGYAPYRRLLRALLRHAGALRIDHVMGLFRLWWVPQGQAPTEGTYVRYDADAMLAILVLEASRADALVIGEDLGTVEPGVREALDARGVLGTSVLWFERDWEGTGRPLPPERWRANCLATATTHDLPPTASRLTCDHVDLRHGLGLLSRSLDEERAEAAADTGEWLALLTRTGLLNGAGGGISSASEEAAIQALHRFLLRTPARMIGLWLPDTIGDRRPQNLPGTWDQYPNWRLPIADASGRPVTLEDLAASPRLHALVDVLRGAQ from the coding sequence ATGCCACCACACCCGGCCGATTCCGGGGATCTGCCACTACACTCGACCGATTCGGGCGAGGAGTCGTCTCCACCGACCGATTCCGGTGATCCGCGCCCACGCCCGGTGGATCCCGCAGATCCGCCACCCAGCCCGGCCGATCCCGGAGGGCCGCCACCGGAGACACCCTTGTCCCGGCTCGCCGCGCTGCACGGTGTCGCCACCTCCTACAGTCCCTCCCCGGACCGTACGGTCGCGGCCTCGGCCGGCGCGGTCGTCGCCGCTCTCGCCGCACTGGACGTCGACGCGAGCACCCCCGAGGCCGTACGGGCCGCCCTCGCGGCACGCGAACGGCAGCTCGGGGAACGGCTGTTGCCGCCCACCGTGGTCCGCTGGGCCGACGGCGCGCCCCCCGACGCCCTGACCGCCCTCCCGCCCGGCACCCGGCTGCGTATCACGACCGAGCAGGGCGAACTCCGCTCCACCGTCGAGAAGCTGCCCCCGGGCGTGCACGCCCTGAGCGTCACCGCCCCCGACGGCCGTACCGCCGAGGCCCACCTCGTCGTGGCCCCGGCCCGGCTGCCCGCCCCGCCCGGCCGCACCTACGGACTCCTCGTCCAGCTCTACTCCCTCCTCTCCCGGCGCAGTTGGGGCATGGGCGACCTCGGCGACCTCGCCGAACTCACCGCCTGGGCCGGCCGCGCCCTCGGCGCCGGATTCGTCCAGGTCAACCCGCTGCACGCGGCCGTCCCCGGCACCCCCACCGACCCCTCCCCGTACCGCCCCTCCTCCCGCCGCTACCCCGACCCCGTCCACCTGCGCGTCGAGGACATCCAGGAGTACGTGTACGCCTCCTCGTCCCCCGACGACCGCGACCGCCTCGCCGCCCTGCTGGAACGGGCCGCGCGGCTGCGGGAATCCGTCCTGGCCAAGGGCGAGCTGATCGACCGGGACGCGGTGTGGGAACTCAAGCGCGAGGCGCTGGAACTGGTGCGTGCCGTACCGCTCGGCCCCGGGCGGCGGGCCGCGTACTGGGACTTCCTCGCCGAGGAGGGCGAGGCGCTGGAGGACCACGCCACCTGGTGCGCGCTCGCGGAGGTGTACGGCTCCGACTGGCAGCGCTGGCCGACGGGCCTTCGCGACCCGCGTTCCCCCGAAACAGTCCGCGCCCGCGGCGAGTTGATGGACCGCGTCGACTTCCACACCCGCCTGGCCTGGCTCACCGACGCCCAGCTCGGCACCGCACAGCGCTCCGCGCGCGACGCCGGCATGCCGATCGGCCTGGTGCACGACCTGGCGGTCGGCGTCCACCCCGGCGGCGCCGACGCATGGGCCCAGCAGGAGCACTTCGCCGCCGGCATGTCGATCGGCGCGCCCCCCGACGCCTTCAACTCCCGCGGCCAGGACTGGGGCCTGCCCCCCTGGCGCCCCGACCGCCTCGCCGAGTCCGGCTACGCCCCCTACCGCCGTCTCCTCCGCGCCCTCCTCCGGCACGCGGGCGCCCTCCGCATCGACCACGTCATGGGCCTCTTCCGCCTGTGGTGGGTCCCGCAGGGCCAGGCACCGACCGAGGGCACCTACGTCCGCTACGACGCCGACGCCATGCTCGCGATCCTGGTCCTGGAGGCCTCACGAGCCGACGCCCTGGTGATCGGCGAGGACCTGGGCACGGTCGAGCCCGGTGTACGCGAGGCCCTGGACGCACGCGGCGTCCTCGGCACCTCCGTCCTCTGGTTCGAACGTGACTGGGAGGGCACCGGCCGCCCTCTCCCGCCCGAACGGTGGCGAGCGAACTGCCTCGCCACCGCCACCACCCACGACCTCCCGCCCACCGCCTCCCGGCTGACCTGCGATCACGTCGACCTCCGCCACGGCCTGGGCCTGCTCTCCCGCTCCCTGGACGAGGAACGGGCCGAGGCCGCAGCCGACACGGGCGAATGGCTGGCCCTGCTGACCAGGACGGGCCTGCTGAACGGCGCCGGCGGAGGCATCTCCTCCGCCTCCGAGGAGGCCGCGATCCAGGCCCTCCACCGCTTCCTCCTCCGGACCCCCGCCCGCATGATCGGGCTCTGGCTCCCCGACACGATCGGCGACCGCCGCCCCCAGAACCTCCCCGGCACGTGGGACCAGTACCCGAACTGGCGCCTCCCCATCGCCGATGCGTCCGGCCGCCCGGTGACGCTGGAGGACCTGGCGGCGTCACCTCGGCTGCATGCCCTGGTGGATGTGCTGAGGGGCGCCCAATGA
- a CDS encoding TetR/AcrR family transcriptional regulator, which yields MAHTEPDPPRPPRRSDATRHAILQAARERFAADGYDRATIRAIAKDAKIDPSMVMRYYGSKEGLYAAALDIDLLLPDPTGVDPRDVGRTLVSHFLDLWEKNEVLTAMLRVGATNQAGAERMQGVFRDQLLPLARHVCPDPEQAATRAALCASQVLGMALARYILRFQPAVALSREEIVEWLGPTVQRYLTAPYPTPYP from the coding sequence ATGGCTCATACGGAACCCGACCCTCCCAGACCTCCCCGCCGCTCCGACGCCACCCGGCACGCGATCCTCCAGGCGGCGCGCGAGCGGTTCGCGGCCGACGGGTACGACCGGGCCACGATCCGGGCGATCGCCAAGGACGCGAAGATCGACCCGTCGATGGTCATGCGGTACTACGGCTCGAAGGAGGGGCTGTACGCCGCGGCACTCGACATCGATCTGCTGCTGCCCGATCCCACCGGGGTCGATCCACGGGACGTGGGCCGGACGCTGGTGAGCCACTTCCTCGATCTCTGGGAGAAGAACGAGGTGCTCACCGCGATGCTCCGGGTCGGCGCCACCAACCAGGCGGGCGCCGAGCGGATGCAGGGGGTGTTCCGGGACCAGCTGCTGCCGCTCGCCCGGCATGTGTGCCCGGATCCCGAGCAGGCCGCGACCCGGGCGGCGCTCTGTGCGTCACAGGTGCTGGGGATGGCTCTGGCGCGTTACATCCTGCGGTTCCAGCCGGCGGTCGCGCTGAGCCGCGAGGAGATCGTGGAGTGGCTGGGGCCGACGGTGCAGCGGTATCTCACGGCGCCTTACCCGACGCCGTACCCCTGA
- a CDS encoding HNH endonuclease, with protein MPHVLVLNASYEPLGVVPLRRALVLVLENKAVSLEESGAYLHSATVTLPAPSVVRLKRFVRVPYRGPVPLTRRALFARDGGRCMYCGGVATSVDHVIPRSRGGKHVWDNVVASCRRCNHVKADRHLVEIGWRLRHKPAPPTGLAWRIIGTGHRDPRWLPYLQPFGADDALARIDGISA; from the coding sequence GTGCCGCACGTCCTGGTCCTCAACGCGTCGTACGAGCCGCTCGGCGTCGTACCGCTCCGCCGCGCGCTCGTCCTCGTCCTGGAGAACAAGGCAGTCTCCCTGGAAGAATCCGGCGCCTATCTGCACAGCGCGACCGTCACGCTCCCCGCACCCAGCGTGGTCCGGCTCAAGCGATTCGTCCGGGTTCCCTATCGGGGGCCCGTTCCTCTCACCCGTCGGGCGCTGTTCGCCCGCGACGGGGGCCGGTGCATGTACTGCGGTGGCGTCGCAACCAGCGTCGACCACGTCATCCCGCGCAGTCGCGGGGGCAAGCACGTCTGGGACAACGTGGTGGCGTCCTGCCGCCGCTGCAACCACGTCAAGGCCGACCGGCATCTCGTCGAGATCGGCTGGCGGCTCCGCCACAAACCCGCCCCGCCCACCGGCCTGGCCTGGCGCATCATCGGCACCGGCCATAGGGACCCGCGCTGGCTGCCCTACCTGCAGCCGTTCGGCGCGGACGACGCGTTGGCCCGGATCGACGGCATCTCCGCCTGA
- a CDS encoding ABC transporter ATP-binding protein, giving the protein MNEKNPSPVPLLAARGLVKEHGRTRALRGASVELRQGEILAVTGASGSGKSTLLHCLAGIVRPDEGSVTYAGQRLDQLAEKQLSELRRTDFGVVFQFGQLIPELTAVDNVALPLLLAGTARKAARERAGEWLERFGVRGQEEQRPGEMSGGQAQRVSLARALVTAPKVVFADEPTGALDSLASEQVMAALTHAARESGTAVLLITHDAQTAAYADREVTLKDGVVVSEADASLGVSR; this is encoded by the coding sequence ATGAACGAGAAGAACCCCAGCCCCGTGCCGCTGCTCGCGGCCCGCGGCCTCGTCAAGGAGCACGGCAGGACGCGGGCGCTGCGCGGCGCCTCGGTGGAGCTGCGCCAGGGCGAGATCCTCGCCGTCACCGGGGCCAGCGGCAGCGGCAAGTCCACCTTGCTGCACTGTCTGGCGGGGATCGTCCGGCCGGACGAGGGCTCGGTGACGTACGCCGGGCAGCGGCTCGACCAGCTCGCGGAGAAGCAGCTCAGCGAGTTGCGCCGGACGGACTTCGGGGTCGTCTTCCAGTTCGGGCAGCTGATACCCGAGCTGACGGCCGTCGACAATGTCGCGCTGCCGCTGCTGCTGGCCGGCACGGCACGGAAGGCGGCGCGGGAGCGGGCCGGTGAGTGGCTGGAGCGGTTCGGCGTACGCGGGCAGGAGGAGCAGCGGCCCGGGGAGATGAGCGGCGGGCAGGCGCAGCGGGTGTCGCTGGCGCGGGCGCTGGTGACCGCGCCGAAGGTGGTGTTCGCGGACGAGCCGACCGGGGCGCTGGACTCGCTGGCGAGCGAGCAGGTGATGGCGGCGCTGACGCACGCGGCCCGGGAGTCCGGTACGGCGGTGCTGCTGATCACGCACGACGCGCAGACCGCGGCGTACGCGGACCGCGAGGTCACGCTGAAGGACGGCGTCGTGGTCTCCGAGGCCGACGCGTCGCTGGGGGTGTCCCGGTGA